The following coding sequences are from one Nonlabens arenilitoris window:
- a CDS encoding HTTM domain-containing protein produces the protein MYSKWDKWLFRQVDNSALVLFRIFFGFLLACEAFGHIALGAVDKHFLQPKFTFTFIGFEFLEPLPAPLMYGLFIIMGIAGLLVMVGFKYRTAMIFYAIAWTYVYLLQKTSYNNHYYLLMLLNYIMIFLPAHRSVSLDAKWNPRIRKEHMSRWIYLFIIAFLFIVYSYASVAKFYPDWIDTSFPKHLMKIRAGDWTILQQEWAHWAIMIYGLSYDILIVPLLLWKRTRMVAVIASFFFHIFNSIIFKIGIFPYLALAFLVFFFNPKTIQKRFLKKKSFYEGDDIIVPSFKKPLIIATTSFLILMILLPLRHWVIKDDVLWTEEGHRLSWRMMLRNRRGFTTYYVENKKTGARKAINYKDYLTTKQSYSVQTKPDFMWQFAQKLKEFHAIEGEDVAVYIDAKVSINGRPLQQFTDKEVDVAAQEWNHWSHHEWILPSSLYENKE, from the coding sequence ATGTACAGCAAATGGGATAAATGGTTGTTCAGGCAAGTAGACAATTCTGCTCTGGTTTTATTCCGAATATTTTTTGGTTTTTTATTGGCTTGCGAGGCATTTGGACATATAGCCTTAGGAGCGGTTGATAAGCATTTTTTACAACCAAAATTCACGTTTACTTTCATAGGATTTGAATTTTTAGAACCTTTACCTGCGCCATTAATGTATGGCTTGTTTATAATAATGGGTATTGCAGGATTGTTAGTTATGGTAGGTTTTAAATACCGTACTGCGATGATTTTTTATGCAATTGCATGGACTTATGTTTACTTATTACAAAAAACATCTTACAACAACCACTATTACCTATTGATGTTACTTAATTACATCATGATTTTTTTACCGGCACATCGATCTGTTTCACTAGATGCAAAATGGAACCCAAGGATACGTAAAGAACATATGAGTAGATGGATTTATTTATTCATAATTGCGTTTTTATTTATTGTTTACTCTTATGCGAGTGTTGCAAAGTTTTATCCTGATTGGATAGACACCTCATTTCCTAAGCATTTGATGAAAATAAGAGCTGGTGATTGGACTATCCTTCAACAAGAATGGGCACACTGGGCAATTATGATTTATGGATTGAGTTATGATATTTTAATCGTGCCTTTATTGTTATGGAAAAGAACGCGCATGGTTGCTGTCATCGCGTCATTCTTTTTTCATATCTTCAATTCAATTATTTTTAAAATAGGCATATTCCCGTATCTAGCGTTAGCTTTCTTAGTTTTCTTTTTCAACCCAAAGACTATCCAAAAACGTTTTTTAAAAAAGAAGTCATTTTATGAAGGTGACGACATAATCGTTCCATCATTTAAAAAGCCATTAATTATTGCAACTACTAGCTTTTTAATTCTTATGATTTTATTACCATTAAGACATTGGGTTATAAAAGATGATGTACTATGGACTGAAGAAGGTCATCGTTTAAGCTGGCGTATGATGTTGCGCAACAGGCGTGGTTTTACAACTTACTATGTTGAAAATAAAAAAACTGGCGCCCGCAAAGCAATTAATTACAAAGATTACTTAACAACAAAACAATCCTACAGCGTACAAACAAAGCCCGATTTTATGTGGCAATTTGCTCAAAAACTCAAGGAGTTTCACGCTATTGAAGGTGAAGATGTCGCCGTGTATATTGATGCAAAAGTCAGTATTAATGGTCGTCCCCTACAACAGTTTACAGATAAAGAAGTTGATGTAGCTGCTCAAGAATGGAATCACTGGTCACATCACGAATGGATTTTACCATCTTCTCTCTATGAGAACAAGGAATAA
- a CDS encoding bifunctional riboflavin kinase/FAD synthetase, whose translation MKIFDNIASYEAEKGAVVTIGTFDGVHHGHQKILKRVTEIAQQQSLTSVLLTFFPHPRMVLQPDSELKLINTIEERQQLIAANGIENIVTHPFSLDFARTSAHDYVKNILVDQLRAAVVVIGYDHRFGRNRAASINELEEYGKEFNFKVVQISKKDVEEVTVSSTKIRNAIENGDMETTVNYLNRPYSINGIIVQGKAIGRTINYPTANLKVSETYKLLPKNGVYITSSIINGIEVYGMTNIGFNPTVSDGSQKTIETFYLDFNADLYNSQVELFFHKRLRDEVRFNSIEELKAAMKEDELKTRTYVQQMG comes from the coding sequence TTGAAAATATTTGACAACATCGCCTCATATGAGGCAGAAAAAGGCGCTGTAGTAACGATAGGAACTTTTGATGGTGTACATCACGGACATCAAAAAATTTTAAAGCGAGTTACTGAAATTGCACAGCAACAATCACTGACTAGTGTATTGCTTACCTTCTTCCCTCATCCTAGAATGGTATTACAGCCTGATAGTGAGTTAAAATTAATCAATACTATTGAAGAGCGACAGCAATTAATCGCCGCAAATGGTATTGAAAACATAGTGACGCATCCATTTTCTTTAGATTTTGCAAGAACAAGCGCACATGATTATGTGAAAAACATTCTAGTAGATCAGTTAAGAGCTGCTGTGGTCGTTATAGGCTACGACCACCGTTTTGGCAGGAATCGTGCAGCCAGTATTAATGAACTAGAAGAATATGGAAAAGAGTTCAATTTCAAAGTCGTACAGATTTCTAAAAAAGATGTGGAAGAAGTTACGGTAAGTAGTACTAAAATACGTAATGCTATAGAAAATGGCGATATGGAAACCACTGTAAACTACTTAAATAGACCTTACAGTATTAACGGTATAATCGTTCAAGGAAAGGCAATAGGTAGAACTATCAATTACCCTACAGCAAATTTAAAAGTGAGTGAAACCTATAAATTATTACCTAAGAATGGAGTCTATATCACTAGTAGCATCATAAATGGAATTGAAGTATATGGAATGACTAATATCGGTTTTAATCCTACAGTTTCTGACGGGTCACAAAAAACCATTGAAACATTTTACTTAGACTTTAATGCAGATTTATACAACTCTCAAGTAGAACTGTTTTTTCATAAGAGGTTAAGAGATGAAGTTAGATTTAATTCTATTGAAGAGTTAAAAGCAGCGATGAAAGAAGATGAATTAAAGACCAGAACATATGTACAGCAAATGGGATAA
- a CDS encoding reprolysin-like metallopeptidase — protein sequence MKMFVQTTNMKYFVNLLFPMKYLFTIVVLFNFAFAKAQNFWQPILQTPYENLESRNFVPENYLLYNLNLDGLKQSVAAAPMRFTSSHSSVIVSMPDANGDFRNFEIFETQMMEPQLSAKYQDIRTYIGLNVEDAAHVIRFSLTSHGFHNIEFAPGVLTVYIDPFTRDHEVYIVYDRSSIPEIKEDFECFTDEVALIGTDLKNINTVSESADDSVLRTYRVAISCNAEYGNLFAGTGTDAQKRANIQARQVITMNRVNGVYERDLAVNMIFVANNDLLLYFGDTSLDPYTNDFNNRTQDLIDGNLAGQGFPGIGNANYDIGHNFNTSGGGNAGCIGCVCVAGQKGSGMTGRANPTGDPFDIDYVAHEMGHQFGGYHSMASSSCRSGSGQTEVEPGSGSTIMAYAGICNPNIQNNSDDYFHYVNIRDITANIKTGPSSSCPVITNVSFTAPIANAGIDYVIPFSTAFVLTGTATNLGSETVVYNWEQNDPENPGSNNGPDPTRIQGPMYRSLPSVMVPERYFPALSDVVQGNLTPAYEVTPSVARSMEFAFTVRKYDMNVGQNDSDLMNVTVDGTSGPFTVTTQDSNISYNTGEAVVVGWDVAGTDQAPINTTSVDILLSVDGGLTFDTVMELSTPNDGTETVVMPVVVPTNQARIMVRANGNVYYAVNSSDFTVTSDEFSLSTTDLNQNVCLPANAIYDFTYRTFNGFSTPTVLTLTGAPAGSNVVISPNVVTNDNTPVNVTISGLNNSMVGSYNLILDGTAGTAMRSVELTLNVLESSLAAVTLVEPVDMTVDVALFPTLEWSAAAGSQEYDIEIALDSNFSTIIQAVTVSTNIITLSSSLNEDTLYYWRVRNRNVCGNGVYSSIRSFRTANIICVNESSTVVPLAISSGPPSSFDAIITVTDNIVINDISLNIDLSHTWMSDVDIYLTSPSGTQITIIEDRCNNRNDLLATFTDDGAAVQCTFSAPTISGTVNAVDMFSVFNGENALGDWVLTVADDTDQDGGSLNDWSLDICGTQTLSVLDDLENIITLYPNPSNEFIYLQLDRADYTNAGFDIYDTAGRFILSQSVNDVLTKVDLSHWASGMYLIKITIDDQVIIKQVIKE from the coding sequence ATGAAAATGTTTGTACAGACCACAAACATGAAGTATTTTGTAAACTTATTATTCCCTATGAAATATCTTTTTACGATTGTAGTGCTGTTTAATTTCGCTTTCGCGAAAGCGCAAAATTTCTGGCAGCCTATTCTACAAACTCCTTATGAAAATTTAGAATCTCGCAATTTTGTACCAGAAAATTATTTATTATATAATTTAAATCTAGATGGTTTAAAACAATCTGTAGCCGCTGCGCCAATGAGATTTACGTCTAGCCATTCTTCAGTGATTGTGTCTATGCCCGATGCTAATGGAGATTTCAGAAATTTTGAAATTTTTGAAACTCAGATGATGGAACCTCAATTATCAGCAAAGTATCAAGATATAAGAACATATATAGGATTAAATGTTGAGGATGCCGCACATGTTATACGTTTTTCATTGACTTCACACGGATTTCATAATATTGAGTTTGCACCAGGTGTACTGACTGTTTATATCGATCCATTTACTAGAGACCATGAAGTTTATATTGTATATGATCGATCCTCTATACCTGAGATCAAGGAAGATTTTGAATGTTTTACTGATGAGGTTGCATTAATAGGGACTGATTTAAAGAATATAAATACGGTTTCTGAATCTGCAGATGATAGCGTGTTGCGCACTTATCGAGTTGCCATATCCTGTAATGCAGAGTATGGTAATCTATTTGCAGGGACAGGTACAGATGCCCAAAAGAGAGCAAATATTCAAGCGAGACAGGTGATAACTATGAACCGTGTAAATGGTGTTTATGAGCGTGACCTTGCTGTCAATATGATTTTTGTAGCAAATAATGATTTACTATTATATTTTGGAGACACCTCTTTAGATCCTTATACAAATGATTTTAATAATAGAACACAAGATTTAATTGATGGTAATCTTGCTGGCCAAGGTTTTCCAGGGATAGGCAATGCTAATTATGATATAGGTCATAATTTTAATACTTCTGGTGGCGGTAATGCTGGTTGTATAGGGTGTGTTTGTGTGGCAGGACAGAAAGGTAGCGGTATGACTGGTCGTGCAAATCCTACAGGTGATCCATTTGATATTGATTATGTAGCACATGAAATGGGACATCAATTTGGTGGATATCATTCTATGGCCTCTAGTAGTTGTAGGAGTGGTAGTGGTCAGACAGAAGTTGAACCTGGCAGTGGAAGTACTATTATGGCTTATGCGGGAATTTGTAATCCTAATATTCAAAACAACTCAGATGACTACTTTCATTATGTAAATATTAGAGATATAACTGCAAATATTAAAACAGGTCCTTCTAGTTCATGTCCTGTTATTACAAATGTTTCTTTTACTGCTCCTATTGCAAATGCTGGTATTGATTATGTCATACCATTTAGTACAGCTTTTGTGTTAACTGGTACTGCGACTAATCTAGGAAGTGAGACTGTTGTTTACAACTGGGAGCAAAACGATCCAGAAAACCCAGGAAGTAATAATGGACCAGATCCTACCAGAATTCAAGGTCCTATGTATAGATCATTACCATCAGTAATGGTTCCAGAGCGTTATTTTCCTGCATTATCAGATGTTGTACAAGGAAACCTTACTCCAGCTTATGAAGTAACGCCATCTGTAGCTAGATCTATGGAATTTGCTTTTACAGTGCGTAAATATGATATGAATGTAGGGCAAAATGATTCTGATTTAATGAATGTAACTGTTGATGGAACATCAGGTCCATTTACCGTTACGACTCAAGATTCAAATATTAGCTACAATACTGGCGAGGCTGTTGTGGTTGGTTGGGACGTGGCTGGTACAGATCAAGCACCTATAAATACTACTAGTGTCGATATTTTATTATCTGTGGATGGTGGATTGACTTTTGATACTGTAATGGAGTTGTCTACACCTAATGATGGTACAGAAACGGTGGTGATGCCTGTGGTAGTGCCTACTAATCAGGCACGCATTATGGTGCGAGCTAATGGAAATGTTTATTATGCTGTTAACTCTTCAGACTTTACCGTTACAAGTGATGAATTTTCATTAAGTACTACAGATTTGAATCAAAATGTTTGTTTACCGGCAAATGCTATTTATGATTTTACATATCGCACTTTTAATGGATTTAGTACACCAACGGTGTTGACATTAACAGGAGCACCAGCTGGTTCCAATGTTGTGATTTCCCCTAATGTTGTTACTAATGATAATACACCTGTTAATGTCACTATTAGTGGTCTTAATAATTCTATGGTAGGTAGCTATAATCTTATTTTAGATGGGACAGCTGGTACTGCCATGCGTTCTGTAGAATTAACTTTAAATGTTTTAGAAAGTAGTCTTGCAGCTGTTACACTAGTTGAGCCAGTTGATATGACTGTTGATGTAGCATTATTCCCAACACTGGAATGGAGTGCGGCGGCTGGATCTCAAGAATACGATATAGAAATAGCATTAGACTCTAATTTTAGTACAATTATACAAGCTGTTACTGTTTCAACAAATATTATAACACTATCATCCAGTTTGAACGAGGATACACTTTATTACTGGCGTGTTAGAAATAGAAATGTTTGCGGTAATGGAGTTTATAGTTCAATTAGAAGCTTCAGAACAGCAAATATCATCTGTGTTAATGAGTCTTCAACTGTTGTGCCATTAGCCATAAGCTCTGGTCCGCCATCTTCTTTTGATGCTATAATCACTGTGACTGATAATATAGTGATTAATGATATATCTTTAAACATAGACTTATCGCATACTTGGATGAGTGATGTCGATATTTATTTAACTAGTCCATCAGGTACACAAATAACCATAATAGAAGATCGATGCAATAATAGAAATGATTTACTGGCTACGTTTACAGATGATGGTGCAGCTGTTCAATGTACTTTTTCTGCGCCTACCATAAGTGGTACGGTTAACGCGGTAGATATGTTCTCCGTATTTAATGGAGAAAATGCATTAGGTGATTGGGTATTAACCGTTGCAGATGATACAGATCAAGACGGTGGTAGTTTGAACGATTGGTCTTTAGATATATGTGGAACACAGACTCTCTCAGTGCTGGATGATTTAGAAAATATAATAACCCTATATCCAAATCCCTCAAACGAATTTATATATCTGCAATTAGATCGCGCTGATTATACAAATGCTGGATTTGATATTTACGATACAGCGGGAAGATTTATATTATCTCAAAGCGTGAATGATGTGCTCACTAAAGTCGATCTAAGCCATTGGGCTAGCGGTATGTATTTAATTAAAATAACTATTGATGACCAAGTAATAATTAAACAAGTAATTAAAGAATAA
- the pth gene encoding aminoacyl-tRNA hydrolase → MDLFKTSIIEKENGMKKFLIIGLGNIGDKYAETRHNIGFKILDEIAKIKDVSFETLTLGDVATITHKGKKVTLLKPSTYMNLSGKAIKYYMNQESIPKEQILVVTDDLNLPFGTLRMKAKGTDGGHNGLKDTQIKLNTPNYPRLRFGISDEFSKGRQVDYVLGEWNNDEQKALPERIDKAAQACLSFTHAGLTNTMNQFNGK, encoded by the coding sequence ATGGACCTATTTAAAACATCTATCATTGAAAAAGAAAATGGCATGAAAAAATTTCTAATCATAGGGTTAGGTAATATCGGAGATAAGTACGCAGAAACGCGTCACAACATAGGATTTAAAATCCTAGATGAAATAGCTAAGATAAAAGATGTGTCATTTGAAACACTGACTTTAGGAGATGTTGCTACCATTACTCATAAAGGTAAAAAGGTCACACTACTTAAGCCTAGTACATATATGAACTTAAGTGGTAAGGCCATTAAATATTATATGAACCAAGAGTCTATTCCCAAGGAACAAATTTTAGTGGTTACCGATGATTTGAACTTACCTTTCGGTACATTACGTATGAAGGCCAAAGGAACTGATGGTGGTCATAACGGACTTAAAGACACACAAATAAAATTGAACACACCTAATTATCCTAGACTGCGTTTTGGAATTTCTGACGAATTTTCAAAAGGTCGTCAAGTAGACTATGTACTAGGTGAATGGAATAATGACGAACAGAAAGCACTACCAGAACGAATCGATAAAGCAGCACAAGCTTGCCTATCTTTTACACACGCTGGGTTAACTAATACGATGAATCAATTCAATGGCAAATAA
- a CDS encoding 50S ribosomal protein L25/general stress protein Ctc has translation MKSITINGSKRESVGKKATKALRNAGLVPCVIYGGDEPVHFQAEEKAFKNLVYTSDAMTVVIDLGKDGQYAAIAQDMQWHPVKEQLLHADFYQIFDDKPVTMEVPVVTVGTSRGVLNGGVLRRNNRRLKVKAIPANLPDLIEVDIAPMKIGNKKYVRDLRVPEYEIMHPDSVVVVMIKTSRTAVADDDDDDDVDAGDVPSTQTDDVAAVKED, from the coding sequence ATGAAATCAATCACGATCAACGGATCTAAAAGAGAAAGCGTGGGCAAAAAGGCAACTAAGGCCCTACGTAATGCTGGATTGGTTCCTTGCGTAATTTACGGAGGAGACGAGCCAGTGCATTTTCAAGCAGAAGAAAAAGCATTTAAAAATTTGGTTTACACCTCTGACGCTATGACAGTTGTTATAGACCTAGGTAAAGATGGTCAATATGCTGCTATTGCACAAGATATGCAATGGCACCCAGTAAAAGAACAATTATTACATGCTGATTTTTATCAAATTTTTGATGATAAGCCTGTAACAATGGAAGTACCAGTAGTTACTGTAGGTACTTCACGTGGTGTACTTAATGGTGGTGTTTTACGTAGAAACAACCGTCGTTTAAAAGTAAAAGCAATTCCTGCTAACTTACCTGACCTAATTGAAGTAGACATCGCGCCTATGAAGATTGGTAACAAGAAATATGTACGTGACCTACGTGTACCTGAGTATGAAATTATGCACCCAGATAGCGTTGTTGTAGTAATGATCAAAACTTCTCGTACTGCTGTTGCAGATGACGATGACGATGATGATGTAGACGCTGGAGATGTTCCATCTACACAAACAGATGATGTAGCTGCAGTTAAAGAAGATTAA
- a CDS encoding ribose-phosphate pyrophosphokinase — MTNTMTEAKLFGCRQSMDLAKAVAEKYGASLGQVNFSTFSDGEFQPSFEESIRGRRIFIIGSTHPSSDNLMELLLMLDAAKRASARHITAVIPYFGWARQDRKDKPRVPIGAKMIAKILESAGATRIITMDLHADQIQGFFEKPVDHLFGSALFIPYLKSLNLSDLTIASPDMGGSKRAYAYAKTLESDVVVCYKQRQKANVISHMELIGDVTGKNVVLVDDMVDTAGTLTKAADVMMERGAKSVRAICTHAILSGQAYERIENSQLEELIVTDSIPLRKESKKIRVLTCAGLFAEVMTSVQNNESISSNFIM, encoded by the coding sequence ATGACCAACACCATGACAGAAGCAAAATTATTCGGTTGTAGACAAAGTATGGACCTAGCAAAAGCAGTTGCTGAGAAGTATGGTGCGTCATTAGGTCAAGTTAATTTTTCCACTTTTAGTGATGGTGAATTTCAACCGTCTTTTGAGGAGTCAATACGTGGTCGTCGCATCTTTATTATAGGTTCTACACATCCTAGCAGTGATAACTTAATGGAGTTATTATTAATGTTAGATGCTGCAAAACGCGCAAGTGCAAGACACATCACTGCCGTGATCCCTTATTTTGGGTGGGCTCGTCAAGATCGTAAAGACAAACCACGTGTACCGATAGGCGCAAAAATGATTGCAAAAATTCTAGAAAGTGCTGGAGCAACACGCATTATCACTATGGATTTACATGCAGACCAGATTCAAGGATTTTTTGAAAAGCCTGTAGATCATCTTTTTGGTAGCGCTTTATTCATTCCATATTTAAAGAGTCTTAACTTATCTGATCTTACTATCGCCTCACCTGACATGGGTGGTTCTAAAAGAGCTTATGCATATGCTAAAACTCTTGAAAGCGACGTGGTAGTTTGTTATAAACAACGACAGAAAGCAAATGTGATCTCTCACATGGAACTTATAGGTGATGTGACAGGAAAAAATGTAGTATTAGTTGATGACATGGTTGACACCGCTGGTACATTAACAAAAGCCGCAGATGTAATGATGGAACGTGGAGCAAAAAGTGTAAGAGCTATTTGTACTCATGCTATTTTATCAGGACAGGCATATGAGAGAATTGAAAATTCTCAATTAGAAGAATTGATAGTTACAGATTCTATTCCTTTAAGGAAAGAAAGTAAAAAGATTAGAGTACTTACGTGCGCAGGTCTATTTGCTGAAGTAATGACTAGCGTTCAAAACAATGAGTCCATCAGTTCTAATTTTATCATGTAA
- a CDS encoding HupE/UreJ family protein, which produces MDDFLRNVIFGFEHVLDWRAYDHILFIMLLAVPYLFKSWKKLLWLVTAFTVGHTISLMLVAFAKVSFSTTYIEFLIPVTIAITALYNIFTAGNRHRDNAAWLAISISLFFGLIHGLAFSSAYKMLASASDNEFLLLLEYAIGIEGAQLVIVLLVLILNFIFTGIFRFSRKDWVQVISGIVLGMVIPMLIERWLW; this is translated from the coding sequence ATGGATGATTTTTTAAGAAATGTGATATTTGGATTTGAACATGTCCTGGATTGGAGAGCTTATGATCATATTCTTTTTATCATGTTGCTTGCGGTGCCCTATCTTTTTAAAAGTTGGAAAAAACTATTATGGTTGGTTACCGCATTTACTGTAGGTCATACTATCTCGTTAATGCTTGTAGCATTTGCAAAGGTTAGTTTTTCAACTACTTATATAGAGTTTCTCATTCCTGTAACTATTGCTATTACAGCTTTATATAACATTTTTACTGCAGGTAATAGACATCGCGATAACGCAGCGTGGCTTGCCATATCTATATCATTGTTCTTTGGGTTAATTCATGGACTTGCATTCTCTAGTGCTTATAAAATGCTGGCAAGCGCCAGCGATAATGAATTTTTACTCCTGTTAGAATATGCGATAGGTATTGAAGGAGCGCAATTAGTTATTGTATTATTAGTGCTTATTTTAAACTTTATCTTTACAGGTATATTCCGTTTTAGTAGAAAAGATTGGGTTCAGGTTATTTCAGGTATTGTACTTGGAATGGTGATCCCTATGCTTATTGAAAGATGGCTTTGGTAA
- a CDS encoding deoxycytidylate deaminase: MKDQKQHKYDVAYLKMATEWAKLSHCKRRQVGALIVRDRMIISDGYNGTPSGFENFCEDDEGYTKWYVLHAEANAILKVAGSTQSCAGATLYITMSPCKDCSKLIHQSGIKRVVYVEGYKDDSGLQFLQKAGVDVEQINQL, encoded by the coding sequence TTGAAAGATCAAAAACAGCATAAATACGACGTGGCTTATTTAAAGATGGCTACAGAATGGGCTAAGTTATCCCATTGCAAGCGCAGGCAAGTAGGTGCATTAATTGTTAGAGATCGCATGATCATTAGTGATGGATATAACGGGACACCTAGTGGTTTTGAGAATTTTTGTGAAGATGATGAAGGTTATACAAAATGGTATGTATTACATGCAGAGGCTAATGCGATTCTTAAAGTAGCAGGTTCTACACAGTCATGCGCCGGCGCTACACTTTATATCACTATGTCGCCGTGTAAGGACTGTAGTAAACTCATTCATCAAAGTGGCATTAAACGTGTTGTCTATGTGGAAGGTTATAAAGATGATAGCGGTTTGCAATTTCTGCAAAAAGCTGGCGTTGATGTAGAACAAATAAATCAACTATAA
- a CDS encoding S41 family peptidase has protein sequence MKKSQIYFPLFLGIAVALGIGLGYMMHSGESSDGLLMASNANKRKLNKLIDIIDQRYVDDVNTDSIVDITVNGILSNLDPHSVYISNDEMEDVADQMRGDFVGIGIRFFVNQDTISVLNVLEGGPSKKAGIKGGDKILYADGKPLFGLNAVSTDILKGEDGSKVTLGVLRPGDSDVQQVSVVRGSVPINSIEAAYMLNDDLGYVKVNRFAESTEEEFNDAIDDLIEQGAQRLTVDLRDNPGGVLSAAIAMADEFLPRKKLILFQKDRNNVRKDSYATSDGDFEDKPVYILINENSASASEVVAGALQDNDVGTIVGRRSFGKGLVQQEIKLGDGSAVRLTVSRYYTPTGRSIQRPYDNGNEDYFKEYIDRYNNGELEDAANIEVNDSLKRTTPAGKIVYGGGGIIPDVFVPSADGYVLQTLEYFARTGFADQFTNRYLQGDGINLRNMSEKEFMETYSVPELVMEDFIQYAQLYNTSISLPGYRDEISTIIKSSLAEQLFDTEAKIKILNQQDRMIQKVLELNK, from the coding sequence TTGAAGAAGTCACAAATATACTTTCCCTTGTTTTTAGGAATAGCAGTAGCTCTAGGTATAGGGCTGGGCTATATGATGCATAGTGGTGAGTCTAGTGACGGATTGCTTATGGCGAGTAATGCAAATAAGCGCAAACTTAATAAGTTAATAGATATTATTGATCAACGATATGTTGATGATGTTAATACCGATAGTATCGTAGACATTACCGTAAACGGTATTCTTTCTAATCTTGATCCACATTCTGTCTATATCTCTAATGATGAAATGGAGGACGTCGCAGACCAAATGCGTGGCGATTTTGTAGGTATAGGGATTAGATTTTTTGTAAATCAAGATACTATTTCTGTGCTAAATGTTTTAGAAGGTGGACCTAGTAAAAAGGCTGGTATTAAAGGTGGTGATAAAATTCTTTATGCAGACGGGAAACCACTTTTTGGGTTAAATGCTGTAAGTACAGACATTCTAAAGGGTGAGGATGGTTCAAAAGTCACTCTAGGAGTTTTGCGTCCAGGTGATAGTGATGTTCAACAAGTTTCTGTAGTTAGAGGTAGTGTGCCTATCAATAGTATTGAGGCAGCTTATATGCTTAATGATGACCTAGGCTATGTTAAAGTAAATCGATTTGCAGAGTCTACTGAGGAAGAATTTAACGATGCAATAGATGATTTAATTGAGCAAGGAGCCCAGCGTCTTACTGTAGATTTAAGAGATAATCCTGGTGGTGTCTTAAGTGCTGCAATTGCTATGGCAGATGAATTTTTACCACGTAAAAAATTAATTCTTTTTCAGAAAGACCGTAATAATGTACGTAAGGATTCTTATGCTACCAGTGATGGTGATTTTGAAGATAAGCCGGTTTACATTTTAATAAATGAAAATAGTGCCAGTGCCAGTGAAGTTGTTGCTGGAGCATTGCAGGATAATGATGTAGGAACAATTGTGGGAAGACGTAGTTTTGGCAAAGGCCTCGTACAGCAAGAAATCAAACTAGGTGATGGTAGTGCTGTTAGATTAACTGTTTCTAGATATTACACGCCTACTGGTAGAAGTATTCAACGTCCCTATGATAATGGTAATGAAGATTACTTTAAAGAGTATATTGACCGTTATAATAATGGTGAATTAGAAGATGCCGCTAATATTGAGGTGAATGATTCTTTAAAAAGAACGACGCCTGCTGGTAAAATTGTCTATGGTGGTGGTGGGATTATTCCAGATGTTTTTGTGCCGTCTGCAGATGGATATGTGCTACAAACACTAGAATATTTTGCTCGCACAGGATTTGCAGATCAGTTCACAAATAGATATTTGCAAGGCGATGGTATTAACCTGCGCAACATGAGTGAGAAAGAATTTATGGAAACTTATAGCGTTCCAGAACTAGTGATGGAAGACTTTATACAATACGCTCAGTTATACAATACTAGTATTTCGTTGCCAGGATATAGAGATGAAATTTCTACGATTATTAAATCATCTCTTGCAGAACAACTTTTTGATACTGAGGCAAAAATTAAAATCTTGAATCAGCAAGATCGTATGATTCAAAAGGTGCTAGAGCTCAATAAGTAG